A single Methanolobus sp. ZRKC5 DNA region contains:
- a CDS encoding sodium:solute symporter family protein: MVLSTPVLGVIILVYLMIIFYLGWLGYSKTKETEDYMVAGRKIHPYILALSYGATFISTSAIIGFGGAAGALGMGLLWLAFMNIFVGIFIAFVVFGSKTRRMGLNLNAVTFPELIGRRFQSRFIQGFSGALIGVFMPLYAGIVLIGGARFLESTLNINYDVAVLILTVIVAAYVITGGIIAVMYTDALQGTLMFIGMIFLLVFTYIKLGGVTAAHSALTAMNDLVPASLAGGGHLGWTSMPAFGSPIWWTLVSTLVLGVGIGVIAQPQLAVRFMTVKNDKALNRAVLVGGPFILMMTGVAFTVGALSNAYFFKTKGMISVAVAGGNTDLIMPEFINSAMPDTFVVLFMLTLLAAAMSTLSSQFHTMGTAIGHDFYREYIKKGELGQTINITKFAIAITILASVILAYILPISIIARATAIFFGLCAAAFLPMYSGALFWKRMTKEGAIASLLVGTFSSLFWLAFVHKSEAVPLGISKALFGVDTILTGTWTVVDPILVATPLAFVVAIVVSLMTKPTPKEHLDECFKK, encoded by the coding sequence ATGGTACTTAGCACACCTGTACTTGGAGTAATCATACTGGTCTATCTGATGATTATTTTTTATCTTGGATGGCTTGGATATTCGAAAACAAAAGAAACCGAAGATTATATGGTAGCAGGAAGGAAAATACACCCATACATTCTTGCACTGTCCTATGGTGCAACTTTCATCAGTACATCTGCCATAATTGGTTTTGGCGGAGCTGCCGGTGCTCTTGGTATGGGACTGTTATGGCTTGCTTTTATGAACATCTTTGTTGGGATATTCATAGCATTCGTAGTATTCGGTTCTAAAACCCGCCGTATGGGTCTGAATCTCAATGCAGTTACATTTCCTGAGCTAATTGGAAGACGTTTCCAGTCAAGGTTTATCCAGGGCTTCTCAGGAGCACTTATAGGCGTATTCATGCCACTGTACGCAGGAATTGTACTTATTGGAGGAGCAAGGTTCCTGGAATCAACCCTCAATATAAATTATGATGTTGCCGTTCTTATCCTCACTGTTATCGTTGCCGCTTATGTCATCACAGGCGGAATTATTGCTGTTATGTATACTGATGCCTTACAAGGCACACTCATGTTTATTGGAATGATCTTCCTGTTGGTGTTCACTTATATCAAACTGGGAGGAGTTACTGCAGCTCATTCTGCACTTACTGCCATGAATGACCTGGTGCCTGCAAGTCTTGCAGGAGGTGGACACCTTGGGTGGACATCAATGCCTGCATTCGGGTCCCCAATCTGGTGGACACTTGTATCAACACTGGTACTAGGAGTAGGAATTGGAGTGATTGCACAGCCACAACTTGCAGTTAGGTTCATGACAGTAAAGAATGATAAGGCACTCAACAGGGCAGTACTTGTTGGCGGACCATTCATCCTCATGATGACAGGAGTTGCTTTTACCGTTGGTGCATTATCAAATGCATATTTCTTCAAGACAAAAGGAATGATTTCAGTTGCCGTTGCCGGGGGAAACACTGACCTTATTATGCCTGAGTTCATAAACAGTGCCATGCCGGATACCTTCGTCGTCCTGTTCATGCTGACCTTGCTTGCAGCAGCCATGTCCACGCTGAGTTCCCAGTTCCATACAATGGGAACAGCCATTGGTCATGACTTCTACCGTGAATACATCAAGAAAGGAGAACTCGGCCAGACGATTAACATAACAAAATTTGCAATTGCAATTACCATCCTTGCAAGTGTAATACTGGCATACATACTTCCGATCAGTATCATTGCAAGGGCAACAGCAATTTTCTTCGGGCTTTGTGCAGCAGCATTCCTGCCAATGTATTCAGGTGCCCTTTTCTGGAAGCGTATGACAAAAGAAGGTGCTATTGCAAGTTTGCTTGTGGGAACTTTCTCAAGCCTGTTCTGGCTTGCATTCGTCCACAAATCAGAAGCTGTGCCACTTGGAATAAGCAAGGCCCTCTTTGGTGTTGACACTATCCTGACAGGTACCTGGACAGTTGTGGATCCAATACTTGTAGCTACACCATTGGCATTTGTTGTTGCAATTGTCGTAAGCCTTATGACAAAACCAACGCCAAAAGAACATCTGGATGAATGTTTTAAAAAATAA
- a CDS encoding metal-dependent hydrolase, whose amino-acid sequence MILIKCRSQLFVKIAIDSVFIRLNSYLEGILFTMTDARHSSSIDESGWSFDGGRAAGFVINHGKTSIYHAGDTGLFGDMELIAKLYHPDVAILPIGGRFTMDSRDAALAVEMIGPRIAIPMHYNTFDIISQDPNIFKNYVNRLSDTDVEIMEIGSSIIL is encoded by the coding sequence ATGATCCTAATAAAATGTAGGTCTCAACTTTTTGTCAAGATTGCTATTGATAGTGTTTTTATCAGGCTGAATAGTTACCTTGAAGGTATCCTTTTTACGATGACAGATGCACGTCATTCTTCATCTATTGATGAATCTGGCTGGAGCTTTGATGGTGGAAGAGCAGCAGGTTTCGTGATCAATCATGGGAAGACTTCTATTTATCATGCAGGGGATACGGGTCTTTTCGGGGATATGGAGCTTATAGCAAAACTTTACCATCCGGATGTTGCCATTCTTCCGATAGGGGGTAGGTTTACTATGGATTCAAGGGATGCCGCACTTGCAGTTGAGATGATAGGTCCTCGAATTGCAATTCCTATGCATTACAATACATTCGATATTATATCTCAGGATCCTAATATTTTTAAGAATTATGTAAATAGATTGTCTGATACAGATGTTGAAATCATGGAAATTGGCAGCTCCATTATTTTATAA
- a CDS encoding MBL fold metallo-hydrolase encodes MNDIRLTWLGHSCFQIDAAGITVLIDPFITGNSAATVQPEDLEPDIIAVTHGHGDHLGDTVSIAKRTDCTVVCIHEISQYLKQKGIKTAGMNIGGTIELEG; translated from the coding sequence ATGAATGATATCCGATTAACTTGGCTTGGGCATTCATGTTTCCAGATAGATGCTGCAGGGATCACTGTTCTTATAGATCCTTTCATAACAGGTAATTCGGCAGCTACGGTCCAACCTGAAGACCTTGAACCTGATATCATTGCAGTTACACATGGCCATGGTGATCATCTCGGAGATACTGTTAGCATAGCAAAGAGGACAGACTGTACTGTTGTCTGTATCCATGAGATATCCCAATACCTGAAACAAAAAGGAATAAAGACTGCAGGAATGAATATTGGAGGAACTATTGAGCTTGAAGGGTAA
- a CDS encoding DUF2117 domain-containing protein, whose protein sequence is MEIGVVIHGPDVVDSGMAKIILDKLNDYGNISAIMAGTIGKTAVLDAHLEDIIDIRKSLKPSRCIEEFFKTKDIVILLNHGKTTNNGIIFANIVVSKLIDRNIKPFIHIERPGSPDGKIVPWNSRSIDFALEMAKVTELKITDVPDLIIPISVEDHNHRIIRNVYGVHIGEKIMVNGIIVGFAQSEDIQIVTENGFIKNIKGAKVKEHGLEKLHRYEQKIPIDLNACWVKSGSLRGNNFSVRKNMTELKYILNEEKNSLDSGDKIKAVIIDHEAERSFELVKCAQVAVTIGDDTTDLAGDILYRLKIPIIGITDGDIDGFSHNKHIYPGSTVLRLKPGYDDIIGKEIKNQVFNGKESAYFNSINILKNKIFAVSKECSIFRTDY, encoded by the coding sequence ATGGAAATAGGCGTAGTTATTCATGGACCGGATGTTGTCGATTCAGGCATGGCAAAAATAATACTCGATAAACTGAATGATTACGGGAATATATCTGCCATAATGGCTGGAACTATTGGTAAAACAGCAGTTCTTGATGCACATCTTGAAGATATCATTGATATCCGAAAAAGCCTGAAGCCAAGCCGTTGTATAGAAGAGTTTTTCAAAACAAAGGATATCGTTATTCTGCTGAACCATGGAAAAACAACAAATAATGGGATTATTTTTGCAAATATAGTAGTTTCAAAACTAATTGACCGCAACATAAAACCATTTATCCACATTGAAAGACCCGGTTCTCCCGATGGAAAGATCGTACCGTGGAATTCAAGATCTATTGACTTTGCATTGGAAATGGCCAAAGTCACAGAACTTAAAATTACCGATGTACCTGACCTTATTATACCAATAAGCGTTGAAGACCATAATCATCGCATTATAAGGAACGTCTATGGTGTGCATATTGGAGAGAAAATAATGGTCAATGGAATAATTGTGGGTTTTGCACAAAGCGAAGATATACAGATAGTAACTGAAAATGGCTTTATTAAGAATATCAAGGGTGCAAAGGTCAAAGAACACGGACTCGAAAAGCTTCACAGATACGAACAGAAAATTCCCATTGACCTTAATGCATGCTGGGTGAAAAGCGGATCTTTGCGGGGCAATAACTTTTCTGTTCGCAAAAACATGACAGAGTTAAAATACATATTAAATGAAGAAAAAAATTCTCTGGATTCAGGAGATAAAATAAAAGCAGTCATAATTGACCATGAAGCTGAGAGGTCTTTTGAATTAGTTAAATGTGCTCAGGTTGCTGTAACAATCGGGGATGATACAACTGATCTTGCAGGGGATATACTTTACAGGCTTAAAATTCCCATAATAGGAATTACAGATGGGGATATAGACGGTTTTTCACATAACAAACACATATACCCAGGTTCTACTGTACTAAGATTGAAACCTGGTTACGATGATATTATTGGGAAAGAAATAAAAAATCAGGTTTTTAATGGAAAAGAGTCTGCTTATTTCAATTCCATAAACATCCTCAAGAATAAAATATTCGCAGTATCGAAAGAATGTTCCATTTTTAGAACAGATTATTAA
- a CDS encoding transcriptional regulator protein — MKDFEVKILDDTDYKFIEALKSLGMSRNVATTLTYLSNVEEASSQEIEMSTGLRQPEVSVAMRHMRERSWIDIHNKKAVGKGRPTKIYRLSAPVEDIIKHYEQKIIEDTKTTMDAITKLKDITKRM; from the coding sequence ATGAAAGACTTTGAAGTAAAAATACTAGACGATACGGACTATAAGTTCATCGAAGCATTGAAAAGCCTGGGAATGTCAAGAAATGTGGCAACCACACTCACATACCTTTCAAATGTCGAGGAAGCCTCATCTCAGGAAATAGAAATGAGCACTGGTTTGAGACAGCCGGAAGTCAGCGTTGCCATGAGGCACATGCGTGAAAGAAGCTGGATCGATATCCACAACAAAAAAGCAGTTGGAAAGGGTAGACCTACAAAGATCTACAGACTATCTGCACCTGTTGAAGACATCATCAAGCACTATGAACAGAAAATCATAGAGGACACAAAAACAACAATGGATGCCATCACTAAACTTAAAGACATTACAAAAAGGATGTAA
- a CDS encoding MinD/ParA family protein, producing MLLSFHSYKGGTGKTTFVGNLGIMLAQQGKKVCIIDTDVNGPGIHSLFDIRYDMTLIDFLQSACSADDVVYRYDDTKVYIVPSKACEEDISAMFNTPGEAKQKLLELVKKIGKKFDIDHFLFDCSPGINKSSLLTMNIVDKATIISTIDIQDIRGTYLLSSMSAKLGTHASLLFNRIPLEKRDDINEIVTDFSKKLGTELLGIISYDESVARTWSRKIPMKDNPDCEYCTQLKMVAEKLIK from the coding sequence ATGTTATTAAGTTTTCATTCTTATAAGGGCGGTACCGGCAAGACTACTTTTGTTGGGAACCTTGGGATTATGCTGGCTCAGCAGGGTAAGAAAGTGTGTATCATCGACACTGATGTAAACGGACCGGGTATACATTCGTTATTCGACATCAGGTATGATATGACGCTAATTGATTTTCTTCAGAGTGCTTGCAGTGCTGACGATGTCGTTTACAGGTATGATGATACTAAAGTTTATATTGTTCCTTCCAAAGCATGTGAGGAGGATATCTCTGCCATGTTCAACACTCCGGGTGAAGCCAAGCAAAAATTGCTGGAACTTGTCAAGAAAATAGGTAAAAAGTTCGACATCGATCATTTCCTGTTCGACTGCAGTCCAGGTATCAATAAGTCCAGTCTTCTAACTATGAATATAGTTGACAAGGCGACAATTATATCCACAATTGATATTCAGGATATTAGAGGTACTTATTTGTTATCAAGCATGTCGGCTAAACTGGGTACTCACGCTTCTCTTCTTTTTAACAGGATTCCACTGGAAAAAAGAGACGATATAAATGAGATAGTTACTGACTTTAGTAAGAAGCTTGGCACAGAGCTTTTAGGAATTATCTCCTATGATGAGTCCGTAGCAAGAACATGGTCACGAAAAATACCTATGAAGGACAATCCGGATTGTGAATATTGCACCCAATTAAAAATGGTGGCAGAAAAATTAATTAAATAG
- a CDS encoding ATPase domain-containing protein: protein MENKRTPSYIKKLDKLLHGGYIKPSSILIAGSCGTGKTNMCMQSLFNAADQGEKCAYVSLLSESEDKIIRALSSFSFYDEDLTNDKIKICSISSDVVAKGDFAIFEYLNENILKHEISRVVIDTINILEDIESTFDERPFHKCELRSFILNLFQEFHEGNMLLIATAEIPALSINSSVWPYMFDTVISLDTESEEKTAQRYLEIIKERGSDFSMGKHKFSITENGIIL from the coding sequence ATGGAAAATAAGAGAACCCCATCATATATCAAAAAGCTTGATAAGCTTCTCCATGGGGGGTATATAAAGCCATCATCAATCCTCATTGCAGGTTCATGTGGAACAGGCAAGACAAACATGTGTATGCAATCATTGTTCAATGCAGCAGATCAGGGAGAAAAATGTGCTTATGTATCTTTGCTCTCAGAATCAGAAGATAAAATAATCCGGGCTTTATCCTCTTTTTCATTTTATGATGAAGATCTTACGAATGATAAAATAAAGATATGTTCCATTAGTTCAGATGTAGTTGCTAAAGGAGACTTTGCCATATTTGAATATTTAAATGAGAATATACTGAAACATGAAATATCACGAGTCGTCATAGATACTATAAATATTCTGGAAGATATTGAAAGTACATTTGATGAGAGACCATTCCATAAATGTGAATTAAGGTCCTTTATCCTGAATCTATTTCAGGAGTTCCATGAAGGTAACATGTTACTAATAGCCACCGCCGAGATACCTGCGTTAAGCATAAACTCTAGCGTATGGCCATACATGTTTGATACAGTGATTTCGCTTGATACTGAAAGTGAAGAAAAGACCGCACAAAGATATCTTGAGATCATCAAGGAGAGAGGAAGTGATTTTTCCATGGGAAAGCATAAATTCAGCATCACAGAAAATGGAATTATCCTTTAA
- a CDS encoding GNAT family N-acetyltransferase, whose protein sequence is MLVEGLNMLHMAGNVSYGILENGSSIDQLNIDIGQSNNVGFNYFHNKFGMPYDFLLKSSINSGHSLFVAVQGSDQLLGFARFEKISDETQKTYRGKTNIIHYSVHLLRSIEIHPAHRHVGIGRLLFSIAVKHLKTNVITLPDNSGAANFFKEKLKFKLLNPSNNGLSSRYKDYLILPYPRAKNMLKTMAVNYPRVVMPELIGKYESLKFKSNMGKSISKEDVSEFQILFENSRELLDNNLMHEMDLFIKVFDS, encoded by the coding sequence ATGTTAGTTGAAGGTTTGAATATGCTGCACATGGCTGGAAATGTCAGCTATGGTATATTGGAAAATGGCTCATCGATAGATCAGCTTAATATAGATATTGGACAATCTAATAATGTCGGTTTCAATTATTTCCATAATAAGTTTGGGATGCCCTACGACTTTCTGTTGAAAAGTTCAATAAACTCTGGTCACTCCCTTTTTGTTGCTGTTCAGGGTTCTGATCAACTTCTGGGTTTTGCACGATTTGAAAAAATATCAGACGAAACGCAGAAGACCTACAGAGGTAAAACTAATATTATTCACTATTCTGTTCATCTGCTCAGGAGTATAGAGATCCATCCGGCTCATCGGCATGTGGGTATAGGACGTTTGTTGTTCTCGATCGCTGTCAAACACTTGAAAACCAACGTTATAACGTTGCCTGATAACTCTGGAGCCGCTAATTTCTTTAAAGAAAAACTCAAATTCAAGCTACTAAATCCAAGTAACAATGGTCTTTCTTCCAGATACAAGGATTATCTGATACTTCCATATCCGCGTGCTAAGAATATGTTAAAGACCATGGCTGTCAATTATCCGCGAGTAGTTATGCCTGAGCTTATAGGCAAATATGAGTCATTGAAGTTTAAATCTAATATGGGTAAGTCTATATCAAAGGAAGATGTCAGTGAGTTCCAGATTCTTTTTGAAAATTCAAGGGAACTTCTGGATAATAATCTAATGCATGAAATGGATTTATTTATTAAAGTATTTGATAGCTAA
- a CDS encoding ATPase domain-containing protein: protein MSSEKRIPTGIAGLDRVIEGGVRDNTTLLVVGSSGTGKSTFAMQYLNYGLEHGENALYISMEEPPEQIMREAKMLGFNLDEYYEKELFFFHSKGKDFVKLVDEQLPALVAANQNYAVKTRVVIDPLTPLTWAIQDKQEQREVITKLFYTLKQLGPVLITTEEHASPGETVGEDVLIPIYMSDGAVHLSYRPIGGAFNRALEIIKMRATRHGEEVYPYIFVRGVGVVVRTTPLMSAEDVRKYDDVFDKAIRTAADLRVNEKILERLVYVKENWLYPFSPKETLQIFFESQGLNDTLTKEDLAKRKGEEESSPEVPLDIGELSGGTLQVEDVELMPEDVLPSDDEGLIEIDSLSELEELIQ, encoded by the coding sequence ATGAGCAGCGAGAAAAGAATACCAACAGGAATTGCAGGTCTTGACAGAGTGATTGAAGGTGGAGTGCGTGACAACACAACTCTTTTGGTAGTTGGTTCAAGTGGTACCGGAAAATCTACCTTTGCCATGCAGTATCTGAATTATGGCCTTGAACATGGCGAGAATGCTCTCTATATTAGTATGGAAGAACCTCCTGAGCAGATTATGCGTGAAGCAAAGATGCTGGGTTTCAATCTTGATGAGTATTATGAAAAGGAGCTTTTCTTTTTCCACTCAAAAGGTAAGGATTTCGTAAAGCTTGTAGATGAACAACTCCCTGCGCTTGTAGCTGCCAATCAAAATTATGCAGTAAAGACCCGTGTTGTAATTGATCCATTGACTCCTCTTACATGGGCCATACAGGATAAGCAGGAGCAGCGTGAGGTTATCACTAAATTGTTCTATACTTTAAAGCAGCTTGGTCCTGTTCTTATCACAACTGAAGAGCATGCCTCTCCCGGGGAGACTGTCGGTGAGGATGTGTTGATCCCTATTTACATGTCTGATGGTGCTGTACACCTTAGTTACAGACCAATCGGGGGTGCTTTTAACAGGGCTCTTGAAATCATCAAGATGCGTGCGACTAGACATGGTGAAGAGGTCTATCCATACATATTTGTTCGTGGTGTTGGAGTTGTTGTAAGGACCACTCCGCTGATGTCTGCGGAAGATGTACGCAAGTATGATGATGTCTTTGATAAAGCTATAAGAACTGCTGCAGATCTTAGAGTCAATGAGAAAATACTTGAACGTCTTGTTTACGTTAAGGAAAACTGGTTATATCCGTTCTCTCCAAAGGAAACGCTGCAGATTTTCTTCGAATCCCAGGGTCTGAATGATACATTAACCAAAGAGGATCTTGCAAAAAGGAAAGGAGAGGAAGAAAGTTCTCCGGAAGTCCCATTAGATATCGGTGAACTATCCGGTGGAACCCTGCAAGTTGAAGATGTCGAGCTTATGCCGGAGGATGTACTGCCCTCAGATGATGAAGGACTTATAGAAATTGACAGTCTTAGTGAACTGGAAGAATTGATCCAATGA